The Staphylococcus simiae genome includes the window ATAATTCAACACATGTGCTGGTGCTTCATGTAATGATTGACCGACACCATGACCAGTTAAATTTTTAATCACTTTTAAATCATTTTGACGTGCTGTATTATGCACTGCTTTACCTATGTTACTTAGTTTAGTGCCTGGTTTTACTTTTGTCATAGCATTTTCAAAAGCCATGATTGCTACATCACATACTTTTTGTTTAAGTGGATTGTCTGCTTCCCCAACAACAAATGAAATACCAGTATCTGCATAGTAGCCATTTTTTAAAGCTGAAACATCAATATTTACTAAATCTCCTTCACGAATCACTCGTTTACTAGGAATGCCATGGGCAACTTCTTCGTTTACACTGATGCATGTTTGACCAGGGAAATTTTCATCATGAATAGGTGCTGATAAAGCCCCATGTTGTTCAAATAATTCTTTGGCAATGTTATCTAACTCTTTCGTTGTGACACCTGGTTTAGTTGCTTGTTGCATTGTGTCACGCACAACAGCACAAATATAACCAATGTCTTTTAACGCTTGTAATTCTTCATCTGTTTTTACAATCATGTTATCCCGTTCCTTTTTATAATATTATAACTTATTATAGCAAATATTCTTTGATATACTAAAGATGTAACTACGTTATTTTATAAATTCTATTATTTAATATTGGTAGACGAACATAATTTCAATACTGAACAACATATGATATTTTAATTTTTAAATGGCAAAGAGGGCTAAACATGAACGAACATTGGTATAAACATTTTATTGGTGCACGTACAATCAAGACAGGTATTGCTATCTTTTTCACTACTTTATTTTGTATGGCTTTAAATCTAACACCTATTTATGCCATCTTAACAGCAATTGTAACAATTGAACCTACTGCTAAAGCATCTTTAAAAAAGGGATATAGACGCTTACCTGCAACAGTTATGGGTGCAGGGTTTGCAGTGATCTTCACTTACATATTTGGTGACCAATCACCTTTTACATATGCGTTAAGTGCTACATTTACGATTATATTCTGTACTAAATTAAATCTACAAGTGGGTACAAATGTCGCGGTCTTAACATCTGTAGCTATGATTCCAGGTATCAACGATGCTTATATGTTTAACTTTTTATCTAGAACATTAACGGCGATTATTGGTTTAGTTACTTCAGGCTTAATTAACTTTATTATTTTCCCACCTAAATACTACAATCAAGTTGAAACAAGATTATCTAGCACAGAACAGTTGATGTATAAATTATATTACAATCGTTGTCAGGAGCTTATTTTGGGACATATTCAATCTGATAAAAGTAATAAAGCTTTTAAGAAATTGTTTAACTTAAATACCGAAATTGAAACACTTATTAGTTATCAACGCGATGAACTTAGTTATCATAAAAAGAAAGCGTGTGATTGGCAATTGCTCAATCAAATGACGAAACGCGCTTACACAAATCGTTTATTTATTACTCATTTATCAAATATCATATACTTACCTCGAAACACTAAAATAACATTTACAACTGCTGAACGCGTTGCTATTTTAACGATCAGTCAAAATATTAAAATGATAGTTAATGAAGGCACCTTTAATCGTGAATCTGAGGCAGTCAACACGTTAAAGCATAGTATTAAAGCACTTGATATAAAAGACCAAAACCAAATAAAGAGTCATCTTATCTACGAATTTTTAATGATGTACCGTTTACTCGATAATAGATATGCATAAACAATTGTTTAGTTCTAAAATTATGTAATCTAAATAAGATGACTCACCATATTTATAAAAAACACGACCATCTCTATGATTTAATAAATAGAAATGGTCGTGTTTATATATTAATAATGTTTATTTATTTTTGTTAGCACGATCAATTAATACTTGCTTCGCTTGTTGCTCTGCTTCATTATCGATGTCTTTAGGTTCAAATGGAATCCCTTTACGTTCACATGCTTTTTCTAATAAATAGTCAGTGATTTCATAGTTTTTAGGTAATATTGGTCCATGCAAATAAGTGCCAAGTAAGTTTTTATAATGGATACCTTCTTTTTTATCATCATCGTTATTACCATAACCATAAGTCACTTGGCCTAATGTACCAAAATTATGATATGTTCTACCTCCATGATTTTCAAAACCAACAATTGTACCAAATGTATCACTTTCTATAACAATATCACCTGTTAACCTTTCAGTTTGAGACTGTGTATAGAAATCTAAAATACCTAATCCTTCAAGTTCAGTACCATCAGGCGTAATATATTTATTTCCTAAAAATTGGTAACCACCACAAATTGTTAATCCTGGCATACCATCTTCTATTGCTTCTTTTAAAGGTGTTTTAATTTTTTCTAATTCTTTAGTAGCAAGTGCTTGTTCTCTATCACTACCGCCACCAATAAAGAAAATATCGCATTCATCAAAAGTTACGCCTTCTGTTACATTAATTTCTACAACGTTAACTTTGATATTTCGTTTCTTAGCTCTTTGTTTTAAAGCGATAATATTGCCAATATCACTATATAAATTTAATTTATCAGACATAAAATGATATATAGTCAATTCATTCATTTATGATTGACCTCCTTCAAATGAGCGGTTAAGTTGTTCTAACATTGGTGCTAATGACGTATAGTTAGGTATCGCCACAGTAAAGCCTGTATAATCCATTGTTTTCGCTGTTGCTTTATAGATATCACGTTCAACTATAATTGGTACATCTACTTCAGCAAGTTTTAAGCGTAATTGTAATTCTTCAGCTCTATTACCTGTAACAATGATTGTTTCTATATCTTGATTAGCTAACTTTTCAAAATCTGCATCATAAATCCATGACGTGTCACGTCCATCTGCTGCATTATCATTCAATGAAATGACATACACTTTACGACCTTCTAATTGTTCACCTACAGATAAACTGGCGTTCATACCAGCTGGATTTTTTGCTAAATTAATCATAGCTTCTTTGTGATCTTTTTTAAAATATTGCATACGCCCATTATCAGACGTATATGTTTCAAAACCATTTTTAATTGATTGGTAATTTAACCCTAATTCTTTTAAAACTGTATATGCTGCAAGTGCATTATATGCGTTAAAATCACCAGCAATCTTCATGTCATATCGTTCATCATTGATCGTTAACTGTAAAAATGGTGCAACTTCAAAAGTAGAAACTTCATATGTTGGTTGTTCACGTTTGAAACCACATTGACAATGATAATGACCTATTTGATTGTAATGTATATAATCATACTGTAATAAACGTCCACAATTTGGGCAATATCTACTTTCATTCATTGTACTTTGTTCAAATTCATGTGCATGAGCTTTCATACCATAATATACAATATCATCACTCGCAATTTTCAAACGACTCACAAAAGGATCATCAGCATTAAGTAATAATTTAATACCTTTATTACTAATTGTATCGGCAATATTATTAACCATAATATCAATTTCACCAAAACGATCCATTTGATCTCTAAAGAAATTAGTAAATACCATCATAGATGGTGTCACTTCTTTTAATACTCTTGGTATAGATCCTTCATCAATTTCAATAATTGCAATTTTAGTCTTCGGAGTTGTTTGCATAATAAAAGCAGATGTAATACCAGCTGCCATATTTGCGCCCTCATTATTATGAATAATATTAATATTATTTTCTTTGAGTGTATGTCCAATTAAGTTTGATGTTGTCGTTTTACCATTAGTACCACTAATAAATACAATATCATCTACTTGTTCGGCTAATTTTCTTAAAATATTAGTATCCACTTTTCTAGCAATTTGGCCAGGTAAATCCGTACCTTTTTTGCCTACTGCTCTACTCGCTTTACGAGCAAGCTTAGCCAGATGGATTGCAGTCCACTGTCTCATGTGTTTCCTCCTCAAATTTGCATTCGTATAATTATAACATGACTTTGCAACTTCAAAAAAGTTTCATTACTTCTGAAATAATCATGCCATTATTAATTTAAAATAATTCTCAATTAGATAGTTAAAAATGATATTTATTCTCAATTAGATTAAAATTTTAGGACTTAAATTAAAATTATTATTATTTACATTTTAAAATTTCTTTGTTACACTTAATTTAAATTCAAAATAATAATTTATAAATACGAGGTGTATTAACATGTTAAACAAAGAACTATTAGAAGCTTTAAACGAACAAATGAACCACGAATATTTTGCTGCACATGCTTATATGGCAATGGCTGCGTATTGCGACAAAGAATCTTACGAAGGCTTCGCTAATTTTTATATCCAACAAGCAAAAGAAGAACGATTCCATGGACATAAAATTTATAACTATATTAACGACCGTGGTGAACATGCTGAATTCAGAGCAATACCAGCACCAAAAATTGATTTCTCAAGTATTTTAGAAACATTTAAAGATGGTTTAGCACAAGAACAAGATGTTACTAAACGTTTCTATAATCTATCTGAAATTGCTCATAAAGATAAAGATTATGCTACAATTTCTTTCTTAAATTGGTTCTTAGATGAACAAGTTGAAGAAGAATCAATGTTCGAAACACATATCGATTATTTA containing:
- the ftnA gene encoding ferritin, with the protein product MLNKELLEALNEQMNHEYFAAHAYMAMAAYCDKESYEGFANFYIQQAKEERFHGHKIYNYINDRGEHAEFRAIPAPKIDFSSILETFKDGLAQEQDVTKRFYNLSEIAHKDKDYATISFLNWFLDEQVEEESMFETHIDYLSRIGDDSNALYLYEKELGARTFDEE
- the map gene encoding type I methionyl aminopeptidase, encoding MIVKTDEELQALKDIGYICAVVRDTMQQATKPGVTTKELDNIAKELFEQHGALSAPIHDENFPGQTCISVNEEVAHGIPSKRVIREGDLVNIDVSALKNGYYADTGISFVVGEADNPLKQKVCDVAIMAFENAMTKVKPGTKLSNIGKAVHNTARQNDLKVIKNLTGHGVGQSLHEAPAHVLNYFDPKDKTLLTEGLVLAVEPFISSNASFVSEGKNEWAFETQDKSFVAQIEHTVIVTKDGPILTTKIDD
- a CDS encoding Mur ligase family protein encodes the protein MRQWTAIHLAKLARKASRAVGKKGTDLPGQIARKVDTNILRKLAEQVDDIVFISGTNGKTTTSNLIGHTLKENNINIIHNNEGANMAAGITSAFIMQTTPKTKIAIIEIDEGSIPRVLKEVTPSMMVFTNFFRDQMDRFGEIDIMVNNIADTISNKGIKLLLNADDPFVSRLKIASDDIVYYGMKAHAHEFEQSTMNESRYCPNCGRLLQYDYIHYNQIGHYHCQCGFKREQPTYEVSTFEVAPFLQLTINDERYDMKIAGDFNAYNALAAYTVLKELGLNYQSIKNGFETYTSDNGRMQYFKKDHKEAMINLAKNPAGMNASLSVGEQLEGRKVYVISLNDNAADGRDTSWIYDADFEKLANQDIETIIVTGNRAEELQLRLKLAEVDVPIIVERDIYKATAKTMDYTGFTVAIPNYTSLAPMLEQLNRSFEGGQS
- a CDS encoding FUSC family protein — its product is MNEHWYKHFIGARTIKTGIAIFFTTLFCMALNLTPIYAILTAIVTIEPTAKASLKKGYRRLPATVMGAGFAVIFTYIFGDQSPFTYALSATFTIIFCTKLNLQVGTNVAVLTSVAMIPGINDAYMFNFLSRTLTAIIGLVTSGLINFIIFPPKYYNQVETRLSSTEQLMYKLYYNRCQELILGHIQSDKSNKAFKKLFNLNTEIETLISYQRDELSYHKKKACDWQLLNQMTKRAYTNRLFITHLSNIIYLPRNTKITFTTAERVAILTISQNIKMIVNEGTFNRESEAVNTLKHSIKALDIKDQNQIKSHLIYEFLMMYRLLDNRYA
- a CDS encoding type 1 glutamine amidotransferase; this translates as MNELTIYHFMSDKLNLYSDIGNIIALKQRAKKRNIKVNVVEINVTEGVTFDECDIFFIGGGSDREQALATKELEKIKTPLKEAIEDGMPGLTICGGYQFLGNKYITPDGTELEGLGILDFYTQSQTERLTGDIVIESDTFGTIVGFENHGGRTYHNFGTLGQVTYGYGNNDDDKKEGIHYKNLLGTYLHGPILPKNYEITDYLLEKACERKGIPFEPKDIDNEAEQQAKQVLIDRANKNK